The following are from one region of the Carnobacterium gallinarum DSM 4847 genome:
- the yidA gene encoding sugar-phosphatase: protein MSIELIAIDLDGTLLTPESKISPFVKETLLKAKEKGIKIVLCTGRPLVGVTKFLEELNLQEEGDFCITYNGALVQSTHDGHAIVHHTLGYSDFLELEALSRKIGVHFQTFDMDHLYTANKDISEYTVHEATLVSIPLKYRAVEEMDQTMEISKMMMIDKPEILDHGIAQIDPSYYDKYTLIKSTDFYFEILNKKANKGNAVADLAKSLNIPAENVMAIGDNENDLAMLEYAHYAIAMGNAVDSVKAISTYVTETNVNDGVAVAIEKFAF from the coding sequence ATGAGTATTGAATTAATTGCCATTGATTTGGATGGAACCTTGTTAACACCTGAAAGTAAAATCAGCCCGTTTGTAAAGGAAACGTTATTAAAAGCTAAAGAAAAAGGCATTAAAATTGTTTTATGCACGGGTCGCCCATTAGTTGGGGTAACTAAATTTTTAGAAGAATTGAACTTACAAGAGGAAGGCGATTTCTGTATCACGTATAATGGCGCCCTTGTCCAAAGTACTCATGATGGTCATGCGATTGTCCATCATACATTAGGTTATTCAGATTTCTTAGAATTGGAAGCTTTAAGTCGTAAAATCGGCGTTCATTTTCAAACATTTGATATGGATCACCTTTACACTGCAAATAAAGATATTAGTGAATATACGGTTCATGAAGCTACTTTAGTAAGTATTCCTTTAAAATATCGGGCTGTTGAAGAAATGGATCAGACAATGGAAATCAGTAAAATGATGATGATTGATAAACCTGAGATTTTAGATCATGGAATTGCTCAAATAGATCCTAGTTATTACGACAAATATACGTTAATTAAAAGTACTGATTTTTACTTTGAAATCTTAAATAAGAAAGCCAACAAAGGAAATGCTGTTGCTGATTTAGCGAAAAGTTTAAATATCCCTGCTGAAAATGTCATGGCTATTGGAGATAATGAAAATGATTTAGCCATGTTAGAATATGCTCATTATGCGATTGCGATGGGAAATGCTGTTGATTCTGTGAAAGCAATTAGTACCTATGTCACTGAAACGAACGTTAATGACGGCGTTGCGGTTGCCATTGAAAAATTTGCATTTTAA